The DNA window GAGTCAGTGCTATGCTGTTCTACCTTAGTCTTCCTCAAACACATCCTCATTTCAGTGCTGCACAGATACAGTGAATAAGTAGGTTAATGATTTATTCATGAATGTGATTCAGCATGGAGATAGGAAGATATCTCTCTCTGTACCGTTAAATACATCTTTGTGGATTGtctttctgcatttctgaaaattacTGCATACCTAGCGCAAAAGGCATCAGAATTAATAGATACCTAAATTCAGAATATTGACAGACATTCATGTCTTTCACTGCCTAAGAAGTTCCAATGACAAGAGGAATTCATGTGTCTCAGTTTGAATCAGGAAAGTGTGCAACAACAGGAAGACAACATCACTTGCATCCACAGCACACGGAAGCAGTGCTGCCCCATAAATACTGAAAGCACAGAGTCAGCCACCCATCAGGGAGGGGGCCAGCATGTGCATGAGACAGATATAAAATCCAGAACACAATCCTGATATGTAGTATCATTTTATATTATGAAGTGATTGACTATAGCTTACTGCTGTGTTTGTGGTGAGTGTGTGTGAGGGGTGTGCTCCAAACCACACTGGGAAGCTGTAGCAGGTTTAAAAGCAGAGGTACATAAATTGACACCAGCGAGCATCCTCAGCTAGGTCAGCATACCTGAGGGGCAGGAGTCGTGGCCAGCAACACTTCAAGCCACACACATTTCCCTATGAATGGACAGCCTCGGTTTACACACTTGGGGTGAGTTAGCACTGCCCCCTTGTATATTGCACTCAGCTGGAATAGAGGCAGTAAGATgcagtttttgttttgtaaaagtGGTCACGTTCTTTGTCTcttggcaaaaataaaaaaccccaaggtatattaaatatgttttttttaaagtacactTTCAAATCCAAGAAAATGCAGGTACACTAAATGCGTAAACACCATTACTCGCCCACCACTCAAAACTAAATGGAAATGCATAAACCACAGAAAAACTTAATTAAGTGTCTTTACTCCCAATTCTTCATCACTGTTTTCTACCCCAGCCTCTGTCATCAGGTCAGCAACACGCTTCTCAAGGTCATTGATGCGCTCACCCATTTCTTCCAGTAAAAAGTTAAAGATAACTTCTGTAAGTAAGGGTTTAcaagttttttcttctgtaagaAGAACAAGCATCTTTCTTCCAGATGTGTTAGTCTTTTACTTGTTCATGTTTAATGTAAGATGAAGCATGCACAAGGTGGTATTGTTAGAATACAATCCCTCATTCTCTTACAACAGATAAGCATTCAAATTCTTAGTATCAAACGCCTTTGCAAATACTCATGAGTGAACTGTGtgattgttttctttctgaggAACTCTTTTAGGTGATACCATACAGGTAACCTACAGAATTAGAATATGAGTGCTACTCAAACATTATTCAGGAAGTAGCCGcttcttgcaaaaaaaaaaaaaaaagcttcagaaaGCAGAGGTAGTTTCTGTAAGCACATGTAATAAGACAGCTCAGAGGCCCTTCAGgtctgattttcttcttttgaggGCTCACCTTGTCATGCTCAGGCCAACAGCTGCTTTTAAACCGTGGCTCGTTTGAGTTGCATTTTTGGAGAAGGATGCTTTTTTAAATGCACCTTCGGAATCTTTACACATAATTCGATGTTTATTTTACTTGAAAGCCAGAATTGCTGCACAGAGACTACCGTGGTACTTGTAGTGAAACACTTTTTAGGGTTCCCTTCTTAGAAAAAGTGATCTGTAAAGAGGCTGGGGCGGGGGTAAGTCAGGTGCCTGTACGTCACAGGCGTTTACCCCGGCCCACATCCTGGGCTAATTTGATGTTTACGGGAGAAGCCCACCCCGCTGTTAGAAGCAAAGAGCCCGCCCGCACCCATCAGCGCGCAGGGGGCCCAGCCGCGGCATCCCACGTTCCAA is part of the Ammospiza nelsoni isolate bAmmNel1 chromosome 1, bAmmNel1.pri, whole genome shotgun sequence genome and encodes:
- the HSBP1L1 gene encoding LOW QUALITY PROTEIN: heat shock factor-binding protein 1-like protein 1 (The sequence of the model RefSeq protein was modified relative to this genomic sequence to represent the inferred CDS: inserted 1 base in 1 codon); this translates as MAAAEPPGAAELPQLAENLLCRLQENFEALTEKLTLRMEEMGERINDLEKRVADLMTEAGVENSDEELGLSAIYXGGSANSPQVCKPRLSIHREMCVA